A genomic window from Fusarium oxysporum Fo47 chromosome X, complete sequence includes:
- a CDS encoding beta-lactamase-like protein: MGDIKSEKAPTLELPSSSKTVRVQAIDTTTRMSCDANAFVQPQIKNHERLNFKTLCFLLEHEGDFVLFDCGSRKDFWNSSPQTSKMIGSHVPGLEIKSGVDEILVNQGFDLDNLKAIVWSHWHWDHVGDGSKFPASTDIVVGPGFTQNFVPGWPENPESPVLARDLEGHRIHEPDFTMNVAGFPAFDYFGDGSFYLLDVPGHAIGHICGLARTTPHTFVFMGGDCCHYAGVLRPTRYLPLPKQVSTEVLDEYYPSPCPCSVFTQHHPKATGMDARIEPFYDVSRAPGSAYSFPDLAQRSINSLQDLDAQPNIFICLAHDEVLFQVLPLFNDDKMEDINDWQKRGLKEYCRWGFLNDLPRGGEPGRKPLVVGQWRDGRQITWKGEEKGFVNIIDEVRT, from the exons ATGGGTGACATCAAATCAGAAAAGGCCCCGACCTTGGAGCTGCCATCGTCCTCCAAGACGGTTCGCGTCCAGGCTATCGACACCACAACACGCATGTCCTGCGACGCTAACGCGTTCGTGCAGCCACAGATCAAGAACCATGAGAGGCTCAATTTTAAGACGTTGTGTTTCTTATTAGAGCACGAAGGGGACTTTGTCCTCTTTGATTGCGGTTCTCGCAAAGACTTTTGGAATTCGTCGCCGCAAACATCAAAGATGATTGGTAGCCACGTCCCCGGCCTTGAGATTAAATCTGGGGTAGATGAGATCCTTGTCAACCAGGGGTTCGATCTGGACAACCTAA AGGCCATTGTCTGGAGTCACTGGCACTGGGACCATGTCGGCGACGGTTCCAAGTTCCCAGCGTCAACGGATATTGTTGTTGGGCCTGGCTTCACTCAAAACTTTGTGCCTGGGTGGCCAGAGAACCCCGAGAGTCCTGTGCTAGCAAGAGACCTAGA GGGCCATCGGATTCATGAGCCGGATTTCACAATGAATGTTGCTGGGTTCCCAGCTTTTGATTATTTTGGTGACGGCTCTTTTTACCTCCTGGACGTCCCAGGT CACGCAATAGGACACATTTGCGGTCTGGCGCGTACCACCCCACACACATTTGTCTTTATGGGGGGTGATTGCTGCCACTACGCTGGCGTATTACGCCCGACGAGATATTTGCCCCTACCAAAACAGGTTTCTACAGAGGTTCTGGACGAATATTATCCATCTCCTTGCCCCTGTTCAGTCTTTACGCAGCACCACCCAAAGGCTACGGGCATGGATGCACGTATTGAACCATTCTATGACGTCTCTCGCGCTCCTGGAAGTGCCTATAGCTTCCCCGATCTTGCGCAGAGGAGCATAAATAGTCTTCAGGATCTAGACGCACAACCCAACATCTTTATCTGTCTAGCACACGATGAAGTACTGTTTCAAGTTCTGCCTCTATTTAACGACGATAAAATGGAGGACATCAATGACTGGCAGAAGCGGGGACTCAAAGAGTACTGTCGATGGGGGTTCCTTAATGACCTGCCCAGAGGGGGGGAACCTGGCCGCAAACCTCTAGTTGTTGGGCAATGGAGGGATGGGAGGCAGATAACGTGGAAGGGCGAGGAGAAGGGCTTTGTCAATATTATAGATGAGGTCAGGACCTGA